GGAGCAGATCAAGCACTCCAAGTAAAATGGATGAAGGCGGGCCTGAATGAAGGGAAGGAATGACGATTCATGAAACAGATCGGTCTTTGGGTCAGGGCGATGCGGCTCCCGTTTCTCCAGGCCTCGCTGATTCCGGCCGCCCTGGGTTCGGCGCTGGCCTACCGGAACGGGACTTTTTCCTGGGGATTGTTTGTCGGCATCATGGCGGGGATCGGGGCGATCAATATCGCGACCAACCTTTCCAACGATTACTTCGATCACCGGAGCGGCGCGGACGAGCGGAATAGGCAGCCGACCCCCTTTTCGGGAGGCAGCCGGGTTATTCAGGAGGGACGAATCCCTTCCGAGACGGTTTTCGTCGCGGCGATGATCTCCTACGCCGTCGCCGTCGTGATCGGGTTGTTCCTGACGGTTCAGAGCGGCTGGACGCTGCTCTGGTTCGGGGTTCCCGGGGTGGTGCTGAGCTATTTCTATACCGCGCCGCCGTTGAAGCTCGGCTACCGGGGATGGGGCGAGTTCCTGGTGGGAGTCCTGCTGGGCCCCCTGGCCGTGATGGGGAGCTATTACGTTTACTCCCGCGCCCTAACCCCTCAGGCCTTTCTCCTCTCCCTTCCCGTCGGATTTCTCGTCGCCGGCATCCTCTATATCAATGAATTTCCGGACGCCGATTCCGACGCGGCCTCCGGAAAACGCCACTGGATCGTGCGGGTGGGTCGGAAGAAGGCGGTGAAAGGCTACTTCGCGATCCTCGGCGCGGCGTATCTGAGCCTTCTCCTCTCCGGATGGCCCGGACCCTTGCCCGCCTGGACCCTGCTGGCCCTCGCGAGTCTTCCGATCGCCGTTCAGGCCGGCCGGATTCTTTATCGATCGTACGATCAATCCCAGCGGCTCATCCCCGCGATGGGACTCACCATCGGCGCCCATCTGGCCGTGGGCTTGCTTCAGATCGTCGGCCTGCTCCTGGACGCCTGGAGAGGCCATGCCTGAATGGAACATCTCAGCGTCGAAAATCGTTGCGGCGATTCTTCTCTTCCTGATTCTTTCACCCTTTGTCGCGCAGGCCGGAGACAAAAAAGACGGATCCTGCATGGTCTGTCATCAGACCGAAAAACCGGTCGTGGATCGGGAGCTGCTGGACCAGTCTCCCCACCGGAATTTGGCATGCCTCGACTGCCACGCGGGGGCCGAGGACCATTATATCGCCGGCCGCAAGCCCCAGCCGGTCCGCTGCGGCTCCTGTCACGAAGACGCGTCGGCGGATTACGCCAAGAGCATTCACGCC
The DNA window shown above is from Nitrospiria bacterium and carries:
- the menA gene encoding 1,4-dihydroxy-2-naphthoate octaprenyltransferase, producing MKQIGLWVRAMRLPFLQASLIPAALGSALAYRNGTFSWGLFVGIMAGIGAINIATNLSNDYFDHRSGADERNRQPTPFSGGSRVIQEGRIPSETVFVAAMISYAVAVVIGLFLTVQSGWTLLWFGVPGVVLSYFYTAPPLKLGYRGWGEFLVGVLLGPLAVMGSYYVYSRALTPQAFLLSLPVGFLVAGILYINEFPDADSDAASGKRHWIVRVGRKKAVKGYFAILGAAYLSLLLSGWPGPLPAWTLLALASLPIAVQAGRILYRSYDQSQRLIPAMGLTIGAHLAVGLLQIVGLLLDAWRGHA